A genomic region of Porticoccaceae bacterium LTM1 contains the following coding sequences:
- a CDS encoding DUF2489 domain-containing protein produces MLIWISLAVLIITGLGFYAWHLHQKVKTRIAEQEASRKEVEAFVKERSDNITNSIVVIAGAMLEEQMSLSECCIRLSSLLNQLGPVGQQDRFLSLHKAAEELGHIPILDEWKQLKFKQQMTYLKEMEIIEDKYGDFILETCRTIHLNGLNLPKQEEKDGGVGFYQP; encoded by the coding sequence ATGTTGATCTGGATTTCTCTCGCTGTTTTGATTATCACCGGTTTGGGTTTTTACGCTTGGCATTTACACCAAAAGGTAAAAACCCGTATTGCTGAACAGGAAGCTTCCCGCAAAGAGGTTGAAGCTTTTGTGAAGGAGCGCAGTGACAACATTACCAACAGCATTGTGGTTATTGCCGGTGCTATGCTGGAAGAACAAATGTCGCTTAGCGAGTGCTGCATTCGTTTGAGTTCATTGCTAAATCAGTTGGGGCCGGTAGGGCAGCAGGATCGCTTTTTGTCACTACACAAAGCGGCGGAAGAGTTGGGGCATATTCCCATTCTGGATGAGTGGAAGCAGCTGAAATTCAAGCAGCAAATGACCTACCTGAAAGAGATGGAAATCATCGAAGATAAATACGGTGATTTTATTCTTGAAACCTGCAGAACAATTCACCTGAATGGTTTGAACTTGCCAAAGCAGGAAGAAAAAGATGGCGGCGTCGGCTTCTATCAACCATAA
- a CDS encoding class II glutamine amidotransferase — protein sequence MCELLGMSTDAPTDICFSFTELMKRGGESGPHADGWGIAFYEDKGVRTFLDPSPSHCSRIADLVRDYPIRSCNVIGHIRQANAGMVALQNTHPFVRELWGRYWVFAHNGQFKSVKKWPLGRFNPVGTTDSEHAFCWLMSQIDNTFQGPPSSVVAFHKQLKEWCDQLREQGVCNLIFSDSRYTYAYCTTKLTWFTRRPPFSVAKLKDADVTVDFKLKDTQVTAGTIIATAPLTDNEDWQVMQPGEFLVFRKGEIVRRLL from the coding sequence ATGTGTGAGCTTCTCGGTATGTCCACGGATGCACCAACAGATATCTGTTTCAGTTTTACCGAATTAATGAAGCGTGGCGGTGAATCTGGTCCCCACGCCGATGGGTGGGGAATCGCTTTTTACGAAGACAAGGGCGTTCGCACTTTCCTCGATCCGTCCCCTAGCCACTGTTCACGTATTGCAGACCTGGTACGTGATTACCCGATTCGAAGTTGCAATGTGATCGGTCATATTCGTCAGGCAAATGCCGGAATGGTGGCTCTGCAGAATACACATCCATTTGTTCGAGAATTGTGGGGCCGATACTGGGTGTTTGCCCATAACGGCCAGTTTAAGTCGGTAAAAAAATGGCCGTTGGGGCGTTTTAATCCGGTAGGAACCACCGATTCAGAACATGCATTTTGTTGGCTGATGAGTCAGATAGACAATACGTTTCAGGGGCCACCAAGTTCTGTGGTCGCATTTCACAAACAACTTAAAGAGTGGTGTGATCAGCTCAGGGAGCAGGGAGTCTGTAACCTGATTTTCAGTGACTCTCGCTATACCTACGCTTACTGCACAACCAAGTTAACCTGGTTTACCCGTCGGCCACCATTCAGTGTTGCCAAGTTGAAAGATGCCGATGTGACTGTAGACTTTAAATTGAAAGATACTCAGGTTACTGCCGGAACAATAATTGCTACTGCTCCGCTGACTGATAATGAAGATTGGCAGGTAATGCAGCCAGGAGAGTTTCTGGTTTTCAGGAAAGGCGAGATTGTTCGACGGCTATTGTAG
- a CDS encoding formate--tetrahydrofolate ligase, whose translation MVRSDIEIAREASMQHINEIGEKLGIPSDMLIPYGHTKAKVHQDFIKGLNGNSNGKLILVTAISPTAAGEGKTTTTIGLGDALNRIGKKASVCIREPSLGPCFGMKGGAAGGGYSQVVPMEDINLHFTGDMHAIGAAHNLLSAMIDNYVHWHNEVRLDLRRITWKRVVDMNDRQLRQVVTGVGGPGNGYPMEGGFDITVASEVMAIFCLANDLKDLQERLGKIVIGYTRDKQPVTAAQMDAPGAMTALLKDALQPNLVQTLENNPAFIHGGPFANIAHGCNSVIATKTALKLSDYVVTEAGFGADLGAEKFFDIKCRKAGLKPDAAVVVATVRALKMHGGVAKNNLGGENVDAVKKGLENLGRHIRNVGQFGVPVAVCINHFTGDTKAEIEAIEQYVQSHGAKAYVCTHWANGSAGAEELAKAVVELAEHENSQFRTLYDDNMTLWEKTRHIARSIYGADDIIADKKIRDQFAQFQEAGYGHFPICMAKTQYSFSTDPNLLGAPSNHVVPIRELSLSAGAEFLVAICGDIMRMPGLPRVPAANNIYVNDNGQIEGLF comes from the coding sequence ATGGTGAGATCCGATATAGAAATCGCCCGCGAAGCATCAATGCAACATATCAATGAAATTGGTGAAAAGCTGGGTATTCCGTCAGACATGCTGATTCCCTACGGCCACACAAAGGCCAAAGTTCATCAGGATTTCATCAAAGGGTTGAACGGAAATTCCAACGGTAAGCTGATACTGGTAACTGCTATCAGCCCTACAGCTGCCGGGGAAGGTAAAACCACCACAACTATTGGCCTAGGCGATGCCCTCAACCGCATTGGCAAAAAAGCCTCAGTCTGTATTCGCGAGCCCAGCCTTGGTCCCTGCTTCGGCATGAAGGGTGGCGCCGCCGGGGGCGGTTACTCCCAGGTAGTGCCAATGGAAGACATCAACCTGCACTTTACCGGCGATATGCACGCCATTGGCGCGGCACACAACCTGCTGTCAGCCATGATCGACAACTATGTGCATTGGCACAACGAAGTCCGCCTCGACCTGCGTCGCATTACCTGGAAGCGTGTTGTGGACATGAATGATCGCCAGTTGCGTCAGGTCGTGACTGGTGTTGGCGGCCCCGGTAATGGTTACCCGATGGAAGGTGGATTTGACATTACCGTGGCCTCAGAAGTAATGGCGATTTTCTGTCTCGCCAACGACCTGAAAGACCTCCAGGAGCGCCTTGGGAAAATCGTGATCGGCTACACCCGAGATAAGCAGCCTGTAACTGCTGCTCAAATGGATGCGCCGGGTGCCATGACTGCCCTGCTTAAGGACGCCCTGCAACCCAACCTGGTCCAGACACTGGAAAACAACCCGGCATTTATCCACGGCGGTCCGTTCGCCAACATAGCCCACGGCTGTAACAGTGTGATTGCCACCAAAACTGCATTGAAACTCTCTGACTATGTCGTGACTGAAGCCGGTTTTGGTGCCGATCTGGGGGCCGAAAAATTCTTCGATATCAAATGCCGCAAGGCTGGCCTGAAGCCTGATGCTGCAGTAGTTGTCGCCACTGTTCGCGCCCTGAAAATGCACGGCGGTGTCGCCAAGAACAACCTCGGTGGTGAAAACGTTGACGCTGTTAAAAAGGGCCTGGAAAACCTCGGCCGCCACATTCGCAACGTAGGCCAGTTTGGAGTTCCGGTTGCGGTTTGCATCAACCACTTTACCGGTGACACCAAGGCCGAAATCGAGGCCATTGAGCAGTATGTGCAATCCCATGGTGCCAAGGCTTATGTCTGCACTCATTGGGCCAATGGCAGTGCCGGGGCTGAAGAACTTGCGAAAGCGGTGGTAGAGCTTGCCGAGCACGAGAATTCACAGTTCCGCACCCTCTACGATGACAACATGACGCTCTGGGAAAAGACCCGCCATATCGCCCGTTCCATTTACGGCGCGGATGACATTATCGCCGACAAAAAGATTCGCGATCAGTTTGCACAGTTCCAGGAGGCGGGCTATGGCCACTTCCCGATCTGCATGGCGAAAACCCAGTACAGTTTCTCGACTGACCCGAATCTGTTGGGTGCGCCAAGCAACCACGTAGTGCCTATTCGTGAGTTGTCACTGTCAGCCGGCGCGGAGTTTTTGGTGGCTATCTGTGGCGATATCATGCGGATGCCGGGATTACCGCGAGTTCCTGCTGCAAACAATATTTATGTTAACGATAACGGGCAGATTGAAGGGCTGTTCTAA
- a CDS encoding AMP-binding protein → MTTLQQAVNDARRRFGISEHLPENLPETIVELLTSAVAKSPNSPAFSALGGTLSYRQIDELSNNFAAYLQRHTGLEPGDRIAIQLPNLLQYPVVAFGAIKAGLIVVNTNPLYTPRELVNQLGNSDAKAVVVLDSLIHNLKEALPQTDITTVISTGAADLLGDGRRLMLSALIKVTGKGRKVSALAEEVSFKKALQLGRKSHYSPVELKQSDIALLQYTGGTTGVAKGAELTHHNLICNTFQVMEILKNCGLKANEEQIIAPLPLYHVFSFVVSMVMMVHIRGHIHLIPDPRNIPSLIKVLKNTKATIFFGLNTLFTALMRHKSFREVDFSGLKLTASGGMALSESVALEWQGITGCPITEGYGLTETSPVIAVNVPGHEKLGTIGVTVPDTEIRIVDDSGVDQGIDGSGELWVRGPQVMRGYWSEGVELAGSPDNEGWFHTGDVACVGEDGRLRIMDRKKDMIIVSGFNVYPNEIENVFNGHPDIKECAAIGVPDQLTGEAIKLYVVLNGKSLDATELKKWSRSYLTAYKVPRHFEFCEDLPKSNVGKVLRARLREAS, encoded by the coding sequence ATGACCACCTTGCAACAAGCCGTTAACGACGCACGTCGACGTTTTGGTATCAGCGAGCATCTTCCGGAAAACCTGCCGGAAACCATTGTGGAACTGTTAACTTCTGCAGTGGCCAAGAGTCCGAACAGCCCAGCGTTTTCGGCACTGGGAGGGACTCTCAGTTACCGTCAGATTGATGAGTTATCGAATAACTTTGCTGCATACCTGCAGCGGCACACCGGTCTCGAGCCCGGTGACCGTATTGCAATTCAGTTGCCTAACCTGCTGCAGTATCCCGTAGTGGCATTTGGTGCCATCAAGGCCGGGTTAATTGTGGTGAACACCAATCCGCTCTATACACCGAGAGAGCTGGTCAACCAGCTGGGTAACTCCGATGCAAAGGCTGTGGTGGTTCTGGACAGCCTGATTCACAACCTCAAAGAGGCTCTTCCGCAGACTGACATTACTACTGTAATCAGTACGGGCGCGGCAGATTTGCTGGGTGATGGCAGGCGCCTGATGTTAAGCGCATTGATCAAAGTCACCGGCAAAGGTCGCAAAGTCAGTGCCCTGGCCGAAGAGGTTTCATTTAAAAAAGCGCTTCAGCTGGGTAGAAAGAGTCATTATTCCCCGGTTGAACTTAAGCAATCGGACATCGCATTGCTACAGTACACTGGAGGCACTACAGGTGTCGCTAAGGGCGCTGAACTGACACATCACAACCTGATCTGTAACACTTTTCAGGTGATGGAGATTTTGAAAAACTGTGGACTCAAGGCAAATGAAGAGCAAATTATTGCTCCTTTACCGCTTTACCACGTCTTCTCTTTTGTGGTCAGTATGGTGATGATGGTGCACATTCGCGGCCATATTCATTTGATCCCCGATCCGCGCAACATACCGTCTCTGATTAAAGTCCTGAAAAACACCAAGGCAACGATTTTCTTTGGGCTAAATACGCTCTTTACCGCACTGATGCGCCATAAAAGCTTCAGGGAAGTGGACTTTTCCGGACTCAAGCTGACTGCCTCTGGCGGTATGGCGCTCAGTGAGTCGGTGGCTCTGGAATGGCAGGGGATTACCGGTTGCCCGATCACTGAGGGTTATGGACTTACCGAAACATCACCAGTAATTGCGGTTAATGTCCCGGGGCATGAAAAGCTGGGAACCATAGGTGTTACGGTTCCGGATACCGAAATCAGGATCGTTGACGATTCGGGTGTTGACCAGGGAATAGACGGGTCGGGTGAGCTTTGGGTGCGTGGTCCGCAGGTAATGCGTGGCTACTGGAGCGAAGGGGTAGAGCTTGCAGGCAGCCCCGACAATGAAGGCTGGTTTCATACCGGCGATGTTGCCTGTGTAGGGGAGGATGGTCGCTTGCGGATTATGGACCGCAAGAAAGATATGATTATCGTCTCCGGCTTTAATGTCTATCCAAACGAAATTGAGAATGTCTTTAATGGCCACCCGGATATTAAGGAGTGTGCCGCTATCGGTGTGCCAGATCAGTTAACCGGGGAAGCGATTAAGTTATACGTGGTATTAAATGGTAAAAGCCTGGATGCTACAGAGCTTAAGAAGTGGTCACGAAGCTATTTGACTGCATACAAGGTTCCTCGCCACTTCGAGTTTTGTGAAGATTTGCCTAAATCTAACGTAGGTAAAGTACTTCGCGCCAGACTCCGTGAGGCGTCCTAG